The DNA sequence ATTTATGGCATCAGATTATTCATATGGTTTACCAGCAGTTTAGCAGTCTAGTCACACTACAGATTATTTTCAAAGAAGCTCTTTGATGGTCATATTGTTCCATCAATTATTTTTCGTATAAGCATCACTCAGTCAAGATTGTCATTTTGTATCTTTGGGATTGGCAAGTCCACTAGAAATTACATATCGGTTATGTTGGTGTGAAAACTTATACGACAGATTTTGGCATGGTCAGGCTTCAAAAATGAGATTAAGGGGCTTGCAGAAGAGGAAGTATTTCCAGAGTTCGGGGTTGTGCAGGATGCTGATCGTCTTGATGCCATTGGGGCCATAGGTAATAATTGAGAAATCTTGATTAGTATTTTCTTGATCTTACCTATGAAGTATCTTTGTCTAACTGAATTTTAGTTTTAGAACTTGAGAAATACTGAAAGTTGAATGATGCCTTGTGAAATTTAGTCACATAAGCTAGTCGCGTGTCCTTCCCCAATTGGTTTTGCGAGATCTCTTTGCTCCGCTCACTTCTCTGTTGTGACTCTGAGAAAAAAACCACACCTTGTCATGCAAATTAATGCATATTTGTTGCCTTCTAACTCTATCTGTCCTTGTTCTGGTTTTGAGATACTTTTGTATGACATAAGGAAGTGTGCAGGAATAGCTCGTTGCTTCACTTTCGGGGGAAGCAGAAACAGAGTTCTCCACGATCCTGCCATCCAGCCACGATCAGATCTTTCCCAGGAAAACTACATGAAGAAAGAGGAGCAGACTACCTTGAATCATTTTTATGAGAAACTTCTGAAGCTGAAAGATTTGATGAAAACAAAGGTAAACAAAGTTGGGTTTCCAGTTTATAGGACCAACCTTCGTTGGTATTAGTTTTTGTAGTTATTCCTCATGCTTGCTCTTTCCAACAGTTACTGCATTCTTTTCAGAGCTGATTGATGACCATTTAAAATATACCTTCTTTCTGATTGTGTGGGGGGTTTGAAACGCTCAGGCTGGACAAAGGAGAGCCGAGAAACGGCACAAGTTTATGCTTGAGTATCTGGAAGAGTTCTACAAAGAGTGGGATGGGCGAGCCTAGGAAACAGATTCTCTTTGACAGAGTTCTTTTCCATGACATTTAGATGCTTGGCATTTCTGATTCTTGTGGGTTGGTCTTTGATGTTGCTGTGGAACTGCAGGTTATACTGAAGAGGTATTATCACCATCACCATTTACAATGGTTTAGCCCTTACTGATTTACAATACCGAAATTTATCTATAGTAAAGCTCTATCTTTGAATCCCGTTTTACCAAGTCAGTTGTCGGTGCGTTGTAGTCATGAACATATATGACCTACTAGCttatttaattccctttcttgTACGCTGCATTTGTGAGAAGTCTGTTAGGATTCCAGTCGCGGTTGCCCATTTCAAAACTGTTGCTGTGTTTGTTGTAACAAAAGATGGAATGCCATCTAGATGGCATTTCGTCGGAGATGAGACATTCTCTAGATGAGCTAGAGATCAATCATGACTCACGAGCAGTATGGGTTGCATGGGGATGTGGATgattctgtgttttttttttttttttttttttgtgtggttgTTGTTTTTCCGGAACTGCTGCATCTTGATGATTACTTTGGCTCTATGAAGAGCAATTTTATGCACACTTCAGTCAGACATAATGGCTACAGCGGGGAAAGCACTGCAAGAGAGCATGAAATGGCGAATGTAGTGCGAGTAAAATAACGTATGAACTTGGGAGCCAGAGAAATAAGATGGTTGTAGTGTTGTTTTAATGGCTAATTAACAAGCACATACGTGAACACATGTATCGATCATGTGTGGGAAACAATCGAGAATTTTTGCATTGCTAGCTGTAAATGATTTAGTCTAGATTACGAGGCCATTGCAGTATttcgtgactttttttttataaaacccGTTCGTCGTCATCTGATTTAAGAACTTCACCAGTTCTTTATACACCTCAACTAGTCCAACTTTTCGAGCGATCATAAGAGCGCGCTCCTCTGCAAGGCATGATGCATTTGGATTTTTactaccaaaaaattccaacaAGCTTTGAACCTCAAATTACAACAAGAGGGgcaaatataatttattttctgaGTGTTGTCATCTCTAAATATATTTTGCAGTTAAGAGGTAaatttgagattaaaaaaaaaacttgcattcaaTATTTATAATCAATGTCCCACATGTCCGTTGGAATTAAGAGttaatttctcaatcttttggagaagtttgatgtaaatttgcacaaaatttgaaagatctctttattctcattttcattattattaCTCTAGGCAATCTTTTAAACAATGGCCATAAATTAGAAAGATATAGATGTAACTACACGGCTTAGGGTCGATATGGACCATTCGAGGAGGGGAAGGGAATTGGTAGAACAGAAGACTTggtttgttttaaattttggattccaaccaaaaacaagaaaaaattgacaaaacatgaggAGAGATGTCCGATCGTACCGGtatcgagaattttttttacataCACTAATGATTGGAACTCCacaataaaattaaaatccCACACAAGTTTAGTATTCTTAGGGCTGCAACTTAGCTTTATTTTTAAAGGTTTTTGATTCACGAAGCTACTAGAGAACATATAATAAGAATCTTTAAAGTAGGCGTACAGGCAACTCTAGTTGCATAGACATGAATCCTATTTGCTACAGATCCCACAGGAGGgcattttgacaagtctaatGTAACGATTGAGGGATGGACTAGAAACTTTTACCTTTCTTCATCGACTTTACTACTTCCTTGATGTGGTTTATTTAAGATGCCTTTATTCGTTGGTTGTCATTTGATCAGCACTATGTAGCATTCGCCAACCTATATTTTGTGATTCCATCTTCTATATGTAacgattgatgaagcaactggACAACAGATGATAAATATCTCTAAGACAGGCATACAAGCAACTCTACTTGGAGGGACATGAATCCTATCTGCTACCAATCCCACAGAAGGgcattttgacaagtctaaaCCACTCACGGTGAGCATGTTGACATGAATCCTAATTTTGTTGTTTATTGTTAGAAagcatatgcaaatgcatgtgaGTTAATTTAGCTAGAGTAACTATTGCAGCTTAGCTCAGAAGTGAGGAATCTGTTTGTTGGCACTTATGTGAGAGTAGAGCTGTCAAACAGATGAGTTGGGTTGGGAGGAAAATGGCCCGAGTCAAATTGTcttatttaacccattttgatcCATTTCCATACAATATAAATCTAGCGACCCATAGCGGACCCGAcaaaacacttccatatttaatccaatctaggaAAAGTTGTTTATTATACATTTATGAAAAATGCAAGATCTGCTCATGTATAAGGAGCGAGGTATTTAAACGTAGTTAGGGAATTCGTTGGCCAAAGACTCCTGGTTAACAGGGATTTTAGGCTAAGGTACTTGGCTCATCACAaacattgtggacaatttttattttttttaaatggaaatttttttattcttttctttttccctctaagATCGTCGAGGGCTTTGCGTGAATGCGGAGGCCAGAATGCCAATGCCCATGCACGGGATACCAAGCTTGGTAATATCGAGGCCAAGCCCCGATTCCTCTACGCCGTGCCTAGATTCATCGTGATgaaaactttttaaaatatttaagttttgaaaattttaaattttctctttctttttttttccttttctcttccttcttcctccttacTCCGCCGGTCGCTAGGGCTCGACGATAATAAACAGCCCAACAATCAACCACAATAGAGGCCGATCTCGACATGCTGGAGGTTGGAGCTCGCTTGAGGTCGGCGAGCTCGAGGGTTGCCAGATCCAAGCGAGCACAAGCTTACCAATGGCCATCTCCGGCCAGTGGAGGCGGAGgtaggaggaaaagaaaaaggaagaaaagaaagaaagtgaaatattattacaaagttcgaatttttaatatatttagaaACCTTATTTATGACATACTTAATATAGTAATTTTagctaactcatttatgactcataAGGTTATATGTAACCACCTCTATGTAAGAGGCAGTGCAACCCTTGATACTGGAAATATAACAAGCTATATGATCGACGGGCAGCTTCGAGATTAGTACTCTTTGTCATGGCGAAAAAAAGGTATTCAGAAATTTCTCTGGTCAGTTTGTTTTAAGAAAGATTTAGTAATTTAGTTTGTCGGCCGAGTACTTTAGTGATTTCTCTAGCTAGTAAACTTTTATGCAAATTCATAGAGGCTCAAAGATGTGGGAGCATGTCCTACATTGTCCTACTTTGGATGTTGCTTGGGATTATGAATTTGACATGACCATTCAGTAGACGCAACCAATGAGGTGTAACTAGCTCGGAGTGCCTCCATCCACAACGTTTGGAAAGGGAGGAACCTTGTCCTGCAGGCTGACGTCTCGCGTCAAGATGGTCAAGTTATTCTTGTTGGTACATTCCGTGTAACGGTTGCTTTCGAGTCCTTGTTTTACGAGAATTCAGAAGCCATAGTTACCATTTGAAGTACAAAAGCCTAGTAGAGAGAATCCAAGATACATATAGCTTGATTCTTGGtggttttgttaattttgttttctttgttgggAATACTTAGCTTGGTGTTTGGGTGGAGTAATTTTGTGTAGGTCTTTTTGAGATTATTTAACGATTATGTTGATTCTGGGCTTATAAGGGGTTTGAACCGATTTAGCCATGCTAAGCATTTGAATTGAGGAGTGGAGAGAGGATCATTAGTTCATTACCCTTTCATTACCCCAGAAGGCGCAAAAGTTTAGTGAAACATGCTCCCAAATCGCAAATACATCTACTTAAcacaaattaatatatatatattaaggaAGAACCCGACCGTGAAACCTAACGTCACTGGTGCATTTGCCCTGCACAGAATTGCTGTATTTCTCTGCCTTCTTCCTTTTCGCCTTTCCTTACAGAATTTTCGCCTTTCTCTGCCTTCTTCTGCCTTTTCAGTGATGATGACGAATTCATATCGGCTTCAGTCCTACGAAGGCCAAGCCTTCGTGGTCGATGAGGCGGTGGCCTTCCAATCGCCGTTGGTCAAGCGACTCGCGGCGGTGGCCGGCGCCGGCGGGACCATCTTCCTGGAGGTTGCCGATACGAAATCGCTGAGGAAGGTGCTGGACTGGTGCGAGATGCACACGCCGGAGAAAAAGGCTACCGTGCCCCCGGAAGAGCTGCGCAAGTGGGAAGAGGAGTTCATAGACCCTTGCCGCGTCCCCCACCGCCTTCTCACGGCCGTGACCTACATGGAGATGGAAGAATTGCGGGAATGGATGTGCTACAGGATCTTGTTTAAGGCAATAGCCCTGGCAGAGAGGGACACAGAGGAAATTGGGAGAGAGATTCGCGCCGGAAAAGTTTTTAGGTTTCCGGATAATAGGAGGCTCACCGGAAGAATGTGGTGAAGAGGGGAGCGAGTGTTCTTACGTATTGTATATTtggtgttttcctttcttttagtAAAACCTTTCTATGGGTCTCTCTTGCTGTCAATGGGAGATCATTGGTGGTGTTGTTATTGTTGTCAAAACGTGCTCTCCAGTTGTTTGATGGTTGGGTATTGCTCCCACTCTTTGATGCGCTGCTTATTGAATAGCTTGACGATGCTTTAAAATTGTTAATGATTCAAATATGATGGCTGTTAGCACAGTTAATGAGGTTTTATCGCATTTAACCGATTCTTCCTTGCTCTCTAAGACATCTTGACATATGGGATCCCCAGGTGCCTTCCGCATAGGCTTCTGTTATTTCCTTCTCTGTTTCTTCCTTGAGGAATACGGGCATCTTTTTGCAGGTGACGGGTttaagatatcaaacttccacGAGATATTTCATGTAAGCTTATTAGTTATGTGCCGGTGCCCTCCTTAAAGTTCTCAGTAGCAAACGTTAGAGATGGAGAGGAGTAAtgaatattttcttcctttttgttcaaTCTTGAAGAGATTCTTCCTGGAGAATTCACTTAATCTTCAGTCTGGATTGGAAAAGATCTCGACCTTGCGCTGGCTTATCTTATAATCGTCCAATGAACTGGGATTATTGATAGTAGGTGCTGGAGCTGTTCTGTAGCGAACTTAACATTGGCTGAACCAGCTTCCAAACTGTTGCGACACTGCATGTGATAAGAGTCTCTTTTCTTATTCAGGGAAAAGACAACAGCAGAAGCTTTTTGTGAGGCAAACTCTCTGGCTCATCTTAAAGAGGAGCAGTGGACTGACGTGTCCGTGGAACTCGGAGGAAAAAGGAGATGTATGTTCTAGCCAGGAATATGAGGTCTTCAGCATTTAGACTTGCTCTGGCCACTATCGCTCCTGAACAGCGGAAAGACGATTTGAATTTCATGTATGGTGGCGGTCTCCTGTTTTTCCCTGATGACACTGGATGACCTGGTGGTAAGTGTAGGACAGCGTCCAGTATATTACATGGCGTTGGTGCGAGTGATATGAACTTCTCCTTTCACATTTTATTCTTACTAAACTTTTGAAGATTTGTATAACAGGAACTTCTCGTTTCttaactctttctttcttagtAAGGTTTTCTCTATCATCTAAGCTGCATTTATCTCGCttgaattttatatatatagctAAATTTGATTGGACCTATGTTAGTCTGATGTATAATCTTCTTGTCTCATTTTCCTTGGTCTTCGTTTGAACCTCTTTTCTATTGATTCTACTGGCTCTCATAATCAATGAGGGTTATTGTTTAACTAGTCTACCCCAATTTTTGGTGTCTTTTTAGTTCACCAGTAATTTAAAAACAATTATTGGGTATTGAGAAATCTAGGAATGGAGCAATCCttcaatttgtaaatttttattcattttactaTTTAATAACTCATAATCCCAAGCTAGCCTATGCTTATGCCTTTTCGTCTTTGCCTTGTAAGCGAGAATCTCATCTTCCGAAATCTCCATTCCTCTGTACTCTTCTCTGGACTAGTTTGGGTTTATTGTTAACAGTGTAGACAATCTGGAATGTCCTCCACACATGCCTGTTGAGATGAAATGAGTGGACTGTAGATAGTAACGACAGATTTTCTTTTAAGTTGTATGTTTGATTGAGGACGCCTAAGTTGAACTGCCTTTGATGTTTTGGACAATCCAAATGAACCGCTGGTCTTGTTGGTGGACCACTAGGTTGAATGCTCACATGtgcttgattttttcaaatgtcTAAACCATTCCCATGTGCTTCTTGCCAATAAAGTTTGCTCAAAAGTTTTGTCTGTTGGGTTCCTGGGAAAATGCAAGTTAAGTAAGATACATGTTTGTTTAACGAGAAAGCATTCTGCAGGTTTCTATACCTCACTATGTGTTACTATGGCAGGTTACTTTCAGCCTCATTTGAAAGACCACCAATGAATAACGTGGGTTTTCAGCTTTCATCAGCTAACAATCATTTACCTGCGCCGCCAGCCCCAGGGGGCGATATGTTCTTGGACACCTGGATTAAGATTTCCAGTGAATCCTTTTAACCTTTGTTACACTCGAACGACTAGCTAGAATGACTGTTCTATTCATTGATTTTGCAGGTCCTGGTCCTAACGTGATGCGAAGTAAACCAAAGGAATCTGCCCTTAAAATGAGGAGACCAGCTTAAGAATGTGAAAGTAGACTTTCGGATATCCTGGTGAGTTACTTGATGGAGAAATCTGCTTCTGGCAGTTATCCTCTCTTGTCCCATTAGTGAATGGTCTTTCTAATTCATTgccaagatgatgatgatgatgatgaagtgtGTTTGTGTGATAGTATTAAAGGAAATGGCTATAAAAGATTGGGCCGCATGTCCCGTCTCTTCAAGTGTGTCCTATGGTTCGAGTCCTTGGATGCCAAGCACGAATATTTTCAGCTTTTGGGAGAAAAAATTGGACAAACATCTGAACACATTGCTTTCAATGTAGACCATTTTATCTTGCTTATTCGAATAGTTTTGCAATTGAATACTGAGGCCTCACTAAGCCTCACTATGAATGTCATCATATTTTGGGGCAGTAGAATTAGACAACTAGGCTGCCCAGGATAGTCTTTGGTCATAACTTTTTGTCTTTATAAAatattccttctttttcttttattactgtGGTCTATTGTTTTAGACTTTCagtgtgataaaaaataaactaatacCGTAATGATGTTCACGTGCCATAACTGTTTATGTTTTTGCTCATATgtacctttctttctttgtgaagTTCCAAATCAAATGAGTTGGACAGGTTTCCCCTTGAGTTGTGTATATACATAAAAGCCGATGCACTCCTGGAAATGTCTTGATCTTATGTTTTGGTTTTCCAATTTCAGTGTTTGCGGGTGCTTAAATAATTTGGACTGATTCAAATTGAGTTACTGCTTCAACCACTCAAATGCAGTGTTGAAGGATGCTGAGACTTGCATGATGGTGTGTGTTGTAGTCTTCCTTGGCCTTCCCGAGCCAACATTGTGCTGCCTGAGCTCTACCTCGCCATTTTCTTGCGCCATCGGGTGGTGATACCCTGCTTATTAATCCCGGTAGACCATCCCTCCTGCCTTTCTATGTTCTATAGACTCGTATGTAACTCTGACAAGAGGCGAGCCTCACTCTTTGTTCAATTCGTGGATGGCTTGGATTATCCCCCTTGATAGAATGATAATCGTAGCCTATCTGTTATGGATGAAAGATGCAGTTTTCTGCTTGGTACGACTTTTTGGGTCTGCTGATAACTTCATCTCCATTACgtagtttatttttattgacATTTTTCTATCCACAATTCTGATAACTATTGATGATAACTTCGGATTTGCCTCGCAGCTCACATGATGAAGGGCACTGTGGTCTAACGTATCTTTGGCATTTGCTTGTTAATTTCCTGCCGTGCAGTTCaattgttttgctttttctttgtaaGTAAGGTGAGTTTTAATTTGTGTTAATATAGTACTTGGAATGCTCTATTTAGTATAATTAACTAAAAATCCTCCTTTTCTCGGATGCATTTGAGTGTTGCGTTATAATCAGGTATAGTTGATTGTGTAGTCAGGCCAAGGTCATTCAGGTGTGCTTTCGGAGATGGATATGTTCAGAAACAGTGTGGGCTTCCAATTAAGCATGTTTCTTGTGGACTTGCTTGATTGTTGTGTTTGCCTGTTTGGCATTGTGTATGGTGATTTCATTCCTTTGCGTCATTGCTGCGTCATTTTCATGTTATCTTTAATGCCATGTCATTTTGGcgattgcatgtctaggtttatTTCATTAAGATTGCATGCCGTGTTAGAATAGTTCATTTATATGTCATAGGTCACGTACATAGTATTTTTCATGTTAAATTAGTAAGATTACTTGCATGTCATTAGACTCAGGGATGCGTTACATGCATTGCATTAAGTATTAGTCTTTTATTTTCAGATGAAGAGAAGGCCccgaaattttaattaattgttagtGATGTGGGAAGTTTTACTTCCTTTTTTCAGTGAATTATTTTAAGCACCCGCATGAACACTTGTTGC is a window from the Rhodamnia argentea isolate NSW1041297 chromosome 8, ASM2092103v1, whole genome shotgun sequence genome containing:
- the LOC115738206 gene encoding uncharacterized protein YpgQ-like; the encoded protein is MGRSEVVTKAEKLMEEHMRGNDSSHDAWHVFRVRDLALSLAREEGLASHPDSMEIVELAALLHDIGDYKYLRYPSEEKIVENFLEEQGMEESKKIKILRIVRGMGFKNEIKGLAEEEVFPEFGVVQDADRLDAIGAIGIARCFTFGGSRNRVLHDPAIQPRSDLSQENYMKKEEQTTLNHFYEKLLKLKDLMKTKAGQRRAEKRHKFMLEYLEEFYKEWDGRA